One part of the Enterococcus sp. DIV1094 genome encodes these proteins:
- a CDS encoding PTS transporter subunit IIBC: MKKLFSFEFWQKFGKALMVVVAVMPAAGLMISIGKSIPLINPDMAALVTTGGVLESIGWAIIGNLHLLFALAIGGSWAKERAGGAFAAGISFVLINRITGAIFGVTTEMLANEDAFTHTLFGTRIMVKGFFTSVLEAPALNMGVFVGIIAGFVGAMAYNKYYNYRKLPDALSFFNGKRFVPFVVILWSTIVALILAAVWPAIQAGINNFGLWIAQSQDSAPILAPFLYGTLERLLLPFGLHHMLTIPINYTQLGGTYEILSGAQAGTQVFGQDPLWLAWATDLVNLRGAGDMSQYEFVLQNWTPARFKVGQMIGSSGILMGMALAMYRNVDPDKKAKYKSMYFSAALAVFLTGVTEPLEFMFMFAAVPLYAIYAVIQGAAFAMADILPLRVHSFGNIELLTRTPLAIKAGLGGDLINFVICVILFGVVTYFLANFLIKKFNFATPGRNGNYDSDSEETTNGTTAGPADQQIIQIIHLLGGKENIKDVDACMTRLRVTVADRGRVGSEDAWKRAGAMGLIVKDNGVQAVYGPKADVLKSDIEDLLQSGADIPEPQVKEVVMEKETATAALGIEKELYAVAKGEVIALAEVNDPVFSQKMMGDGFAVIPETDAITAPVAGKIVSVFPTKHAIGMETAEGAEVLIHMGIDTVQMAEPAFEVSVKEGQEVTPGTQIARMDLAKVKEQGKDTTIMVIFTDDKVKEVAITTLGSVEIGTEIGKIKL; this comes from the coding sequence TTGAAAAAATTATTTAGTTTTGAGTTTTGGCAGAAATTTGGAAAGGCTTTAATGGTCGTTGTCGCAGTGATGCCAGCTGCTGGTTTGATGATCAGTATCGGGAAATCGATCCCATTGATCAACCCAGATATGGCAGCGCTTGTTACTACGGGTGGCGTTCTTGAAAGTATTGGTTGGGCAATTATTGGAAACTTACATTTATTATTTGCGTTAGCAATAGGTGGTAGCTGGGCGAAAGAACGTGCAGGCGGAGCATTTGCTGCCGGTATCTCATTTGTTTTGATCAATCGGATCACAGGTGCGATCTTTGGTGTGACAACAGAGATGTTAGCAAACGAAGATGCGTTCACACATACGTTGTTCGGCACACGGATCATGGTCAAAGGATTCTTTACGAGTGTACTAGAAGCGCCTGCATTGAATATGGGGGTATTCGTAGGGATCATCGCCGGTTTTGTCGGTGCGATGGCGTATAACAAATACTATAACTACCGTAAATTACCAGATGCACTTTCTTTCTTTAACGGCAAACGCTTTGTTCCTTTTGTAGTGATTCTATGGTCAACGATCGTTGCACTAATTTTGGCAGCAGTTTGGCCAGCAATTCAAGCAGGAATCAACAATTTCGGTTTATGGATCGCACAGTCACAAGATAGTGCGCCAATTTTAGCACCATTTTTATATGGAACATTGGAACGTTTATTATTACCATTCGGGTTACACCATATGTTGACGATTCCAATCAACTATACGCAATTAGGTGGAACGTACGAGATTTTATCTGGTGCACAAGCAGGGACACAAGTATTTGGACAAGATCCATTATGGTTAGCTTGGGCAACTGACTTAGTGAACCTAAGAGGCGCAGGCGACATGTCACAATACGAATTCGTGTTGCAAAACTGGACACCAGCTCGTTTTAAAGTTGGTCAAATGATCGGTTCTTCTGGTATTTTGATGGGGATGGCACTTGCCATGTATCGCAATGTCGACCCAGATAAAAAAGCGAAATACAAATCAATGTACTTCTCAGCTGCTTTAGCTGTCTTTTTAACAGGGGTAACAGAACCACTAGAATTTATGTTTATGTTTGCGGCAGTGCCACTTTATGCCATCTATGCAGTGATCCAAGGGGCAGCTTTTGCAATGGCTGATATTTTACCATTACGTGTCCATTCATTTGGGAACATCGAATTATTGACGCGGACACCATTAGCAATCAAAGCAGGACTTGGCGGTGATTTGATCAACTTCGTCATCTGTGTCATTCTCTTTGGTGTAGTGACTTACTTCTTAGCGAATTTCTTGATCAAGAAATTCAACTTTGCGACACCAGGACGTAACGGAAACTACGACAGCGATAGCGAAGAAACAACAAATGGCACGACAGCCGGACCTGCTGATCAACAAATCATCCAAATCATCCATCTATTAGGTGGAAAAGAAAACATTAAAGACGTGGATGCTTGTATGACACGGTTACGTGTAACAGTTGCCGATCGAGGTAGAGTCGGTTCAGAAGACGCATGGAAGCGTGCAGGCGCAATGGGCTTGATCGTAAAAGACAACGGCGTCCAAGCGGTTTATGGACCAAAAGCGGATGTTTTAAAATCAGATATCGAAGATCTATTGCAATCAGGGGCAGATATCCCTGAACCACAAGTCAAAGAAGTCGTGATGGAAAAAGAAACAGCGACAGCAGCATTAGGGATCGAAAAAGAATTATACGCAGTGGCAAAAGGTGAAGTGATTGCTTTAGCAGAGGTCAATGATCCAGTCTTTTCACAAAAAATGATGGGAGATGGGTTTGCGGTCATTCCTGAAACAGATGCGATCACAGCTCCAGTAGCCGGTAAAATCGTCAGCGTATTCCCAACGAAACACGCAATCGGTATGGAAACAGCGGAAGGTGCAGAAGTACTGATCCACATGGGAATCGATACTGTCCAAATGGCAGAACCTGCATTTGAAGTTTCTGTCAAAGAAGGACAAGAAGTCACACCAGGCACCCAAATTGCACGAATGGATCTAGCCAAAGTCAAAGAACAAGGGAAAGATACAACGATCATGGTCATTTTTACTGATGATAAAGTGAAAGAAGTTGCGATCACCACTCTTGGTTCTGTTGAAATAGGTACAGAAATCGGTAAAATCAAGCTATAA